DNA sequence from the Cottoperca gobio chromosome 10, fCotGob3.1, whole genome shotgun sequence genome:
GAGTAAACATTAGATCATAAAAGCTAATTCAATGCTATTTGTATGGAAAGAGAAATGTCAGGGGAATGTGTGTAATGAAATGGACACAGGTTCGTTGCCCTCTGCCTTCTTGGTACATCACACCATTTTGGCCTTGCCATGGTAATATAAGCCCTCGAGACCTGGTCACTGTTCTTTTGTCCCCCTTGCAAAGATACTATGGCATGCTTCCAACCCCTATCCCCATTCATTTTTCACACACTTCCCCCATCCCTTCCCTTTTTTCGCTCTCCCTCCCCCTTCCATTCACTTAACAACTCttgtcatttgtgtttattggaCTCCACTGACTTTGATTGCCATAGTATTGCCCCAAAGGTTTTCACTTTGGGAATACTACCGTTTGTAGTCTCAATTAGAAACAGTCATGTTCACTGTGCATGATGGAATGtgaagtgtttatttgtgctggGTCTACTCTCGTCCATGTGTGCTCTCTGCCTTTTGTGAACATGAACTTCTGCCTTTCATGTTTGAATGATTCGGCATGTAGATCCCTACCTGGATCTTGTCTAGTAATGTATATGTGGTCAGTATTTGGATTTATTCAGGCATTCTGTTTATCTTTTTATGTGGGATTTTACGCAGTAGAATTTCCATTTCCCTTTAGAACAGGAAATTCCCCATTAGCAGATTTTACACTTCTATCCAAGGCCTGATTGATCTGTCTAGCAATTTATTGGTTTCTGTTTAACGAAGTGCCTtcgttttaatgtgtgtgtgaccagtTTCAGTTACTAATTGATGTTGTTTCATAAGAATCCCTTCTTGTCTGTCCCTCTAGGTGGCTTGAAAATGATGGTGGCATAGTGAGAAAACAGTTAATTCTGGCTGGTTGAGGTGTGGAGGGGACACCACAAACCACGCCAGGATTCTGACTAATACAATTTCCAATTGCCCTCAGTAAATCTCCTCATCTCCATGTCTATCCCTGGATTGTAGCTACAAATATGGTGACGCTTATTACAGAGCAGCTCCGTAAGCAGAGTTTGGAAGAGCCTTATTACAAGGCTTTCTCAtttaatgtaaatgtggtgAGTTTAAtgcaaaactaaatatttttgtttgtcttttcagtgaTCAACTTAGTTTCATTGGTTCTGTTTTGGAATtttaagttgtgtttttgtttcagtcaTTACCTGCAGTGGGATCCAGTCCCACTGTCTCATGGAGTGCTTGTAGGTCATCACAAGGTAAGTGCATTGaattaaatacagtattttcaATTTTGATGTGGAAATCTGTCTCATGTTTATATCCTTTTCGCATGTTCAGAAAACCACACCGCTACACACCCATCATCCAAAGCCAACCGTCTGGATGATTCCTGTGCACTAGACTCCCCATGGCCTCGTTCTCAATCTGGAGAACTTCTCCAGAGACCAGAGGTTTCTTTTACAAACAATGCTGTCCAAAGCTCAACTCCTCCACCACCTCAAAAACGCCACTGCCGGTCCCTCTCTGTTCCAGAGGACCTGTCTCGGTGTCGCTCCACCTGGCATCCTAGAGCATCCAAGGTTTGGACCCCAGTTAAACGTGGCTGCCAATGTGGAGGAGCATCTAGCTCAAGCTCTGGAGCCAGCTCGTTGCCACTTTGTGGTCCCAGTTCCtctttcccctcttcctccctacACTCATCTTCTAGCCCAACCTTCTTTAGCTTATCACTGTCCTCTGACTCTCCACTACCATGGAGCTTCTCATGGGACCCCTGTGACAAACTGAAAGGAGCTTGTTCTGCCTCCTTTGCTACGccttcctcctgctcttcctcacCAGCCCCCCTGGTTTCTCATTCAATGCTGCAGCGCCGCTTCTCCCTCTCACCTGTGCATATTCAGGATGCCTCCGTGGTGCTCCTACCCCCCCAGCCCTCTCCTGCTTCTGCTCTGACATATGGATGTTCTGGCATGGAACACCCAGCCCTGTCTCCATCTCCCACTTCAGCCTGCAGCACACCATCCTACTCTCGGCGCAACCTACACCCAGCTCTGCCGCGATGCCACTCGCAGCCCTGTGACATGCGCAAACCTCGCTTGAAGAGGCGGCATGACCCAGATATTCTGCCCTGCCCCAGGCCAGGACTTGACTTCAGCAAAATGACACAGGTGAGCAACGCTGTCAGGTAGGTAGTTTCTGTTCATCGCATCATATTGATGCATATTAATGGTATCCGTAAGGAATCAGCAGGCTTGGGTTGACTTGTGCCCATGTTTTCTGTCCTCTTGATCTTGGCGGTCAAATAGTATGCCTCTGGTAGCACCCCAGCCCCCAAAATCCAGTACAGCTAAGCATTTCCATAAACTTGTCTCAGGCACATCAGTGCAGTCAGGATTGGGTTCTTGGCTGTTTTTGGTGCAGGCAATTTTACCCAATTGGCAATAAAAGTCACTACATGAGTCTCTTAAGCTGGTTACAACTGCCTAGTAAACAACTTACCCCGGTGCCTTGATCTGAGCAGAAGTCAAAGGTTCTCTTGGCAAAATTGTTAAATGCAGACTTTTTCTGACACTGAGGGGacctacctttttttttttataattttttttttttatattccctTTTGGGTGGAGATGTATGAAGCTGAACATTTGGCAATGAGAATTAGACTGGGGCCCCATTTTTAAGTGAAGTGTTTTGCCACATGtttaataatgattaaaatttatatagcacacttttaaatgtgaaatctCTAGGTGCTTCACATAAATCATAGTACGGGCTTAAAAACTGGTCAATTACACCAAAAAACTATTTGATAAGGGTTAAAATGGGgataaataaaagtttaaaatcaAACCTGTAAGACACTAAATTATTTGGGTAAATGCTTGAATTGTGACAACGTGATAATCATGACTCTTCTTTCCTGTGTAGATTGGTAATCACAAGAGCCTAGTGTGTGGTACAGGTGGCTGTATACCTCCAGCATCTTCCCAGGTAGAGCAGCGCTCAGCCTTCTCCTCTGCAGAGTATCTGGGACGAGCCAGCATTGGGCCACTAAGtgaaagtgaagaagaggaggatgaacgaACAAGGACTGCAATAGATGAAGGGCCAAagattgtttttgaaagagactGCACAGAACTTGACTTGAACCTTATAGAAGAGAACTGACCACTCCTTGGTGCTCTGAGTATGATTACTGCATTCATAACTATGTTAAGCACACCTGTAGGCTTTGTGCGCTTTTCTGGCAGAGTCCTTGGGAACATGCTGCCTTCCTAAAGGCATATGTCCAGAGTTTATAATCAAGAACCAAGCAATTAGAAGCTAATATCAAATTACAATCTCATGATTGTAACACATGAGCTAGTTCACTATTCTACATTTCACAACAATGTCACAGTGCCTGCCTATTTTACAGTCCATAGGGAAATGTGCATGAGCAAATAAGCTAATTTTCATACATACCAAGTTTTGACTAATATTTCATATTGATAAAAGTCCTAATTTGTGTTATCATTGGTAAGCATCTTGATATCCTCATCAAAGAATACTGTATACTAGAGTAAACAAAATGTGCTTAATATTTCCTCGCAAGTTATTTTAATACACATTAAAAGTCACTTAATGGACTGGAGGGAAGCACTTTCCTCAGTGCCCCATCAGATACTGgtgtagttttattttttttttggatttCTAAATTTCAGATGTTTGAGCTGTGACAAATGCACACAGGTCCAAATAATATTTGAGTAGCCCAAACAACATCACAAtactgatatgtgtgtgtgtgtgtatatacatatccACACTCGTATATTAAAAGGGATACATTCCAGGAATTCACTACTGTTCCCTCGCAGACTCTAAAGACACGTCTACTTGTACTGCTGTTCTGTCATTGatttagtttttcctttttagagAAACTACATCATCAGAGGGAAAATGTTCTTGTAATAGTTGAGGGGATGGCTCCCcctttttttcatatatttgtttatttttgctttaaacaGACCTTGTCAACAGTAATACTGATGATACTGTAAACTGACCATGCCTTAAGCTTAAAATACAGTGTTCTTGGTGCTTCTTTTCACAGCCAGACATTTTTGCAATCTCCATTTGCGCTGATTCACATAGTTTTGAACAGGTGGCACAAGCACTATACTACTCAATTGAATAGCTGAATTGATGCTGCAGCTGGACTCCATACGGCacaatgtaatgtactgtacagtggGTAGTGAGTACACATGTGGAGCCAATTCTGAGTGTATGTGACAAAGGTGGTAGTGATGCAGATGATTTGGTGGCCTTTCAGAAATGagttttcatgtgttttcagaTGGAAATACTCCTGTTGCACAATTTATGTACAAATAAAATTTAATAGAGaatgatatttttttttcttccaaaaagtgtcttgtctttcattcataaatgTATCCTGCTTGTCAGATGAAAAGCACGCCAGGGGCCAACATATCAGAACATTATTGTGACACCTAGTGGCTAATTTCAGTATAATACTGATGCATGGAAATGCAGTGTTTAACTCTAGTCCATTCTGACTACTCGCAGCAGTTATTGATGCCTCGCTAAATTTTCAATTTGGGGGGTAAAGGTCTCAAAAAAACATTGTTACTCTGTTATATTGTTATAACAGTAACAATGACGTATGTAGAGAATAATACATGGTTGGATATTTGAAAACATTCAACAGCAGATAAAGTTTAAGTACACCCACAAAgttgttttaattttatatatacatatatataggcCTACTGCACTAAAGagtcttgtttttgtcagattAAGATTGCCGTTCCGCCGTGGAAGGTGAGGGCGCTCCTTCCAGTCCACCGATGCTTTTTCACAGACTGTCTGaccccccccaccaccaacAGCCACTTCCTCTTTTGTCTAATTTCATGGCGATCGGGAGAGAGGGAACACCACCGACGCACGCACACTGTCTCAGCACTCCTGAAAGAGTTTATCCGGGGTAAATAACTGACCTTTTTTTGCAAGATTCAGTCACTGGGTTTCAAAGTAGTGCTGCTTAAATTCATCCATGTTGACTATTCACATTTCCCTGTAGAATTAACTAACTGTTTAGCTTCTGGGTCAGATATTTAACATTGTAGCACCACTCGCTGATAACAAATCGGACGAAATGGGCTCTCCCCCTCCGCTTGCATCTCTCCCACACTCAGCGGCACGCTAGTTAACGGCGCtggctagctaacgttagcaatgCTGCAAACTGCTCATAAATGTAgctatgttttttcttttttattgacaCGCTTCACAACTTACTGGTAGCCAAATAACATATAACGTTGTGAATATTTGGAAGTTAGCAGGGATTTGTagttttcattaaaatgttagCTACTTAAAGTACTcgaatgtttgtgtttgggtTAGCTAGCCAACATCGGCTAGCTAACTGCCATGCTATGTATTTAGTTAGCGTTAGCCCGGACTGCGATTCAGAAGTTAAGGCAAGCTAAACTACCTCAAAACGAACAGACTAATTGTGGTATACTTGTCACTTGTCAAAAGCTAAATAACTTTCGTACTTGCATGGCACATGTACATATTCTCCACCATTCAGTATCCCGGTTATTCTCGATAGCTGAGCAACGAGTTAGCTAGCACCAAAAGCTATTTAGCGAGTTAACGGTAACTTCGATGCTAACGAGGAGGTCTTGAGCCATTGATAGTTTCACCATCAAGTTATCGTTAAATTACCCACTCATACTGTCAACTAACGTTGACTGGTAACGTTAGTGGTATTGTTTAACTGTTTAAATACAATGTGTGAGAGAGTGGTGTTATTCCAAGCGAAAATAAAGTTGCACATCATATTCGACAACCCTAACCGGTCAAATAGAGAAAAATGGTAAACTCTAAAAGTAAAACGATTGCGTATTGGCCCGTATGAGCCAGTCCTGAATGAGTTGTGAGCAAAAATGACCTTTTATCAAAACACGCTTGTCGCCAAACGATGCACTTAATACTAGATGTCATTGACTGCTGTGTATGACATCCTGCAACTATTGGCATCGTGGGGTTATTATCTTTTGGACAAAACACCTGTAGTGATACTGTATTATCATAATCAAAGATcaatatacattttctttgttttcagtgtaaacTAAGTTGTCAATCTGACTGGCACAACGGACATTGTTCTCCAGGTGAGTGACACAGAAATAATCCACTATAACCAATTTCTCTGGGTTCAATTTGATGGATTTAGACCTTTTACAAATTTGGGAGTGTATGCTTTTCAGATTGGATTCTTCAAGTTTTTTGGTAAATGTCCTTGTTTTTAAAGTTCCACACAAATATACTTTTTTCATGCCAGGAAAAAGTAGTGACTGcgatttttttttactccacaTTTCAATGTACTAGTGCAATTctgtataatttattttacatttttgatgaCATTTTCAACAGAACATGTTATTCAGGTAGTTAAATGTGTCTTTACTGacacatttaacactttaatgtgtgttttttcccgATTTGTATGCAGGTGAAACTCAGTGGAAGACATTAAAGGGGCTCCATAGCACTTGGATCTGTTCTTCTCTGTCCCAGGTTTAGACTGCGTGGTCTATGGCTCTgatggacaaacacaaacaggtcAAGCGACAGAGACTTGACCGCATTTGTGAGGGTGAGATTACATAAAATACTCATACACTAACTAAAGGAAAGTAAGAGCTTGTATTTATGAGgtatattgtgttattttaatataaattattattaaaacatattttattatacacAGACCATTATACCCAGTGTTTCGAATCAATTAACTAGTCTGTGACAGCCTGCCATAGATTAATTTGTCCTGCCACAGCGGCTCTGGCCGCCAGCTTTACAGCACCCCTCGCCCCAAAATCGTCGCTACCCGGGGCTGTGGACTCACTGCGCCGTCTCTTTGTGGGGAGGAACAGGGCGGACTGTTCTCAGTCCGTCAGTGGTCTGTGGCGATGTCTGCAACCCACCCGTCTCGCTTACAATGCTTTGTGGGTGTGACTTTTTTTACAGTGATATCACCATTCGTGTCAAGGCATTTATTGTCGTATGCacagttaaaaaataattcctccaccattaaATTCTTAATTTGTCTTccactaaataaaaaaacactatcTATACacaatgtaatatttatacGTAATAATtctaaaaaacaatgtgtttatgattcaATTGTTAATTGAACACAAAATTAAAAACGCTCTCAAAGTGCAAcagattgatgcatttcacttttaaaatgttctctctctcaaatCCTGTGGGAAAAATATtagccaactattttgataatcgattaaacggtaaaggaagaagaaaatgctgttttcttcccctcaaatatggagatttactgcttttctctgttttatatcacattaaactgaatatctttgggtttttgactgacaaaacaagacattttaagaccTTGGACTTgtgaaactgggatggacatatttctctattttcttGCATTTTCTTGACCGTTTTATTAGTTGcaaaaataatcggcagatattgatatgataatgaaaataattaccTGATTGCAAGTATCCAGATATTGAAACCACAACATTTTAGCTGTAACTGTGTCAACTATGTAGGCAGAACAATGTGAGGGCAGATTCTTTTCTATTTATACTAGAAAAACAATCAAACCTTGATGAAAGTTTTTGCATTCTTTGAAACCAGATGCTGACAGTCCAATATTTTGTTTGTATACATTTGCTATAATGGTTATGTTTGCTGTATTATCCTGCCGCGCTAGCAATATTGTGGTCATAAACATACTTGTCTGTGTTGCCCTTTACCTGTAGTATTGTGAACTGACTGGTTGAATTGCTGACTGGTTGTATTTTGAGTGAGTGAGTTTGAGAGTGGAGGAGGTTGCTGTTGGTCAATAATTATTTCTTAAATTGGTATGCAAGGAATGTACAGATGAAAGTTTTGCACTGTATTTCATACCGAATATAACAAAATAAGTTAAATTTGAATTCTTTTACAAGTCTGAGGTAATGGATGGGACAGTGCAGATTTCTAAAAGAGCTTTTAAGTTGTTGAGTGGAGAGTAGACGATGGAGATCAGACATAATGGTGCGCTAAAATGGAGGGAACAGTCTGGGTGAGTCTCTGGAGACGAGGGAGAGGACAAGGTGAAGGGTCGTGGCCGCAGCTACAGGGAAACGGGCCAGCTGTCTCTTTAAAAAACGACAACAGCCCAAACCGCCCTCGGCCTCAGCCCCGGCTATGCTAATGAGGTTAGTGCTGGTTGGCTGGCCCACAATGGGGCTGGCTGTGATTGGAGGCTGTGCGTGGGGGAGGGGCTGGGCGTGGATGACAGCTGGGATCCAGCCAGCCAAGAgcaggctgacagagagagagggagaaaaaaaagagcgaTAGAGGGAGAGCaaggcgagagagggagagggagagagagagaggaagacaggcTCACAGACTTCATAATGCAAGGTTAGGCCTGGTGCTCATGTGTTTTCTATTTTGGCATGTGTTTTTGAAATTTGTGAACTGTGGGGGGAGAGATCTACGGTTTGGGTGTGGAACAGCCTTGTGTGTGCAGTTTCCCTTTTTGTGTTCAGAGCGTATTAGTGTTGTCGCAGCCTTCAAGAAGGAACTGAATAGCCGTGTGTGTCTAGCTGCGTCTGGGTGGAGTACCGCTGCTTGCTGCATTATCATCGTTTGCTGCCCCTCCCCCCTCACCTCTTACTCCTCCAACTGCggccagagggagagagaagaggaggagggagtgaggggaaagaaagaaagggagagggagggagaatgaatgaatcactgaatgaattgtattgtgtgtgCGGCCATGCTTGTGCTTAGTAGGCCTCGGGTATGCCAGTGTCCTATACTCAAATTACTCTTTGTGTAGGCCTACTTGTATATTTCCAGAACTACTTTTTTTTCAGAGGGGGTCTTTGTGATGAATCCCTTTGGGTTTTTCTACATAGTAAGCGTGTCTTTGTGCGTTCCGCGTGTAGCAGTAGGCCGTTAGCATTCTTCAGCCATCTGCGATGAATGTGAATCACACTGCTAAATGGAGTTCTGTAGAGTAGTACATTTTTATAACGCTACCAGGCTGTATGTCTTCCTTGCTTCTTTGCCTGTGTTGGTTTCATGCATGCATTGGGAAATGCTCAGACGTCAGAGGAGTTGTTCACAAATATTTGCTTTCCACCTTCGGCTACCGGCTCCATTCGCTCCTCTGCCAGTCTCACCATTACCTCCTGCCCTCTATCCAAGTAAATGTTCCAGCTAGACACACTCCCCCACCCcgcgacacacacacctgtcacgCAGCAGGGACAAGatagtgtgtacatgtgtgcggTCAGTCCAAGCCAAGAACTGCTGAGAGGAGGAGCGAGAGAGCGGTGTAATTGTAAGCATTTGCAGATATAACCGTTGGTGTCAATTTCCTCTAATTTAACATCAATGCATTGGCAGAGATGTGGCATAAATTTATAGCATTGGTTTTTGACAtgcaacattttctttgttggcATAATGGTAAATGGCCATTATgtgcagatgtttgtcagtaaggtgtgtggtgtgtgtgtgtgtgtgtgtgtgtgtgtgtgtctatctgtatGTGTCTTAAGAAAGGGGAGAACCAGAAAAATAGGAAGGAGGGACTCTTCCAGACAGGAGAATTTAGGTCATGACTCAGACCCCCTCATGAACCCCCACTGCCTCCTCTCCAAGACCCCGCAGTTTTGTCCACCCCTCCCCCAGCCGCCACACTCCATAACCCCTCTCGTCCAagccccctcctctctgtgtgcgCACTTCTCATACAGTGGCAGGTCAGGTTCCCAGACTTCTGCTTCATTAACCAAAATCTAACTTTCCCCTATGAGGAGTCTAAGTCCCTGAGTAGAACAGAGATGTAGCGATGAAAGCGGctcggtgtgtgtttgtttttggcatTACTAAACAAAGCTGGAGTTTAATACCAAATAGGCCAGGATGCTGGACGCTCTCCATGCCCCATCACAGATTCAGTTTAGTCACTTTGTAACCATAGAACACTTGCACACATCATCCTTGTAGTTCTTTTAGGGTGTTGGTGACGGATGTGTTGGAAAAAGAGAGTCATAAAAGAGTTATTATTGTCTTGGAAGTGCGGCACTTAGTCCTGTTAACTTTAGCCATGTATGAAGGGAGATTTCTTTTAAGGGTATGATGACTTGCATCATGTCGGGTAGTCCAGACATGAGGAAATGCAGACTGTTGAGTCATTTGTCTCTAGCTTAGCCTTGCTGGTTCTAAAATGCAAGCGGCTGTTAACTATGTACAACTATGTCATCAGTTGGGAAATCAGTTTTAGTTAATTTCCCTTTCGATAGCCTGACGCCCATTAATCACTAACTAACCGGTTAATTTGTTTAagaacaaaaatgcaaaacGATGGGAAATACAAGaggtgttttcctttttagtgGACTCCATATGCTT
Encoded proteins:
- the LOC115014504 gene encoding protein FAM53C-like, with protein sequence MVTLITEQLRKQSLEEPYYKAFSFNVNVSLPAVGSSPTVSWSACRSSQENHTATHPSSKANRLDDSCALDSPWPRSQSGELLQRPEVSFTNNAVQSSTPPPPQKRHCRSLSVPEDLSRCRSTWHPRASKVWTPVKRGCQCGGASSSSSGASSLPLCGPSSSFPSSSLHSSSSPTFFSLSLSSDSPLPWSFSWDPCDKLKGACSASFATPSSCSSSPAPLVSHSMLQRRFSLSPVHIQDASVVLLPPQPSPASALTYGCSGMEHPALSPSPTSACSTPSYSRRNLHPALPRCHSQPCDMRKPRLKRRHDPDILPCPRPGLDFSKMTQIGNHKSLVCGTGGCIPPASSQVEQRSAFSSAEYLGRASIGPLSESEEEEDERTRTAIDEGPKIVFERDCTELDLNLIEEN